In Mycolicibacterium tusciae JS617, one genomic interval encodes:
- a CDS encoding helix-turn-helix domain-containing protein yields the protein MAATLVRAVRQGRGLTLDELAAVTGLTKSYLSKVERGHSTPSIAAALKIARALDADVAQLFSDDPAVSSVTVERASEHSGNRHHAIAADMLGKVMSPFVVRPGRQFSTYNHASHPGQEFLFVHAGRIELNLDGEVFGLATGDCAYFDAALPHKLRQAGTESSEVIVVTYDQPRDNRNKPARSSAAGQQ from the coding sequence ATGGCGGCGACCCTGGTCCGGGCCGTGCGACAAGGCCGCGGACTTACGCTCGACGAGCTCGCAGCTGTGACCGGCCTGACGAAGAGCTACCTATCCAAGGTCGAGCGCGGACACAGCACACCCTCGATCGCGGCAGCACTGAAGATCGCGCGTGCACTTGATGCCGATGTGGCACAGTTATTTTCCGATGATCCAGCTGTCAGTTCGGTCACCGTGGAACGCGCATCCGAGCACAGCGGCAACAGGCACCACGCGATTGCCGCCGACATGCTGGGAAAGGTGATGTCACCATTCGTAGTACGCCCGGGACGTCAGTTCAGCACGTACAACCACGCCAGCCACCCTGGCCAGGAATTCCTCTTCGTGCACGCCGGGAGGATCGAACTCAACCTCGACGGCGAGGTATTCGGCCTCGCTACCGGCGACTGCGCCTACTTCGATGCCGCCCTGCCGCACAAATTGCGCCAGGCGGGCACCGAAAGCTCCGAGGTCATCGTCGTCACCTACGACCAGCCCAGAGACAACCGGAACAAGCCCGCTCGTTCATCGGCTGCAGGGCAGCAGTAA
- a CDS encoding thermonuclease family protein, protein MDMPSSGAPSYTAGPRIAPRNPRRHVRVLAGLVGAVLLAGCQVPSVAGQSPPDGTDYPVQPPADTLTGPAPVSRVVDGDTLWVKSDDGDTKVRLIGIDTPELVDPRTPVQCFAQEASDFTKSALTGQLVYLEDDPSQDSTDRYGRRLAYVWTLDGRLINLDLIAEGYANEYTYSTPYRYQRQFRAAEAAAAEQDRGLWNPKTCAAPR, encoded by the coding sequence ATGGACATGCCGTCATCTGGAGCCCCGTCCTACACCGCTGGACCGCGGATTGCTCCACGCAACCCCCGCCGCCACGTGCGCGTTCTCGCCGGGCTCGTCGGCGCCGTCTTACTGGCCGGATGCCAGGTGCCCTCCGTCGCGGGGCAGTCGCCACCCGACGGCACTGACTACCCCGTCCAACCGCCCGCAGACACGCTCACCGGGCCCGCACCGGTGTCCCGCGTGGTCGACGGCGACACCTTATGGGTCAAATCCGACGACGGTGACACCAAGGTCAGGCTGATCGGCATCGACACCCCAGAACTCGTCGATCCGCGCACTCCGGTGCAGTGCTTCGCCCAAGAAGCCTCCGACTTCACCAAGAGCGCCCTCACCGGACAGTTGGTGTACCTGGAGGACGATCCCAGCCAAGACAGCACCGACCGCTACGGCCGCCGCCTGGCCTATGTCTGGACCCTTGACGGCCGCCTGATCAACCTCGACCTCATCGCCGAGGGATACGCCAACGAGTACACCTACTCCACGCCCTACCGCTACCAGCGCCAGTTCCGGGCCGCCGAAGCCGCCGCCGCTGAGCAGGATCGTGGACTGTGGAACCCCAAAACCTGTGCAGCACCACGCTGA
- a CDS encoding alpha/beta fold hydrolase: MSTAPALATPIPAAPVPRSTARRTLTARRAGIHERVVQTSDGVPIAVSDWLPDGPVDHTVFLLHGLCLTRHSWQGVVRRLRQPGIRVVYYDHRGHGSSGRAAPATYSPGQLAQDLAEIVTALRISGPLTMAGHSMGGMAALSYLARAATEQLVRPCGLVLVATAAAGLTDHGIARVLALPGIDTLLDVIDHVPHTLREQVMRSLARPLCDVVTGDRKVATALAQAFRATPAATALGFLRTLKTFDQRAVLPTISAATTVISGSADILTPPVHGEEMAAAIPGATHLHLAHAGHMLLHEACNTVSDAILRTTARTRDGAMPTVRLLPPHKHYVEPFAGSLAVLLAKPTSRMETVNDLDGLVRTFWRVLRDNPAELARRCALTPHSRAEYRQARDAQLHDAMDDVEIARVVWIRITQARAHTTRPTGTGWKYHIDPAGSSTSMPGYLEAYVDRMAAAAKRLHHVSLECRPAIEVVRSYGAFAGACLYVDPPYLGSTRTDGGNGYRVDMRDLDAHAELLDELLACRASVVLSGYASDLYDHTLAEWSRIEIPTGTAQGGTYQTRTEVIWSNRPIGEQPALFDVIQQLSGGSPETAFKPRTDAVTYRSPTTCTEEEIR, from the coding sequence ATGAGCACCGCCCCGGCACTCGCCACCCCGATTCCCGCAGCCCCGGTGCCGCGCAGCACCGCACGACGCACGCTCACTGCGCGCCGAGCAGGGATCCACGAGCGTGTCGTGCAGACCAGTGATGGGGTGCCGATCGCGGTGAGCGATTGGCTGCCCGACGGGCCAGTCGACCACACCGTCTTTCTGCTGCACGGCCTATGTCTTACCCGACACTCGTGGCAGGGCGTGGTGCGGCGGCTACGCCAGCCCGGTATCCGCGTCGTCTACTACGACCACCGCGGTCACGGCAGCTCCGGACGCGCAGCACCGGCCACCTACAGTCCGGGCCAGCTGGCCCAGGACCTCGCCGAAATCGTGACCGCGCTGCGAATCTCAGGCCCGCTCACCATGGCCGGACATTCGATGGGCGGCATGGCCGCGCTGAGTTACCTGGCCCGAGCCGCAACCGAGCAGCTGGTCCGCCCCTGCGGACTGGTGCTGGTAGCCACCGCAGCCGCAGGACTCACCGATCACGGTATCGCAAGGGTTCTGGCACTACCGGGCATCGACACCCTACTCGACGTGATCGACCACGTACCGCACACCCTGCGCGAGCAAGTCATGCGTAGCCTCGCCCGACCGCTGTGCGACGTCGTGACCGGCGACCGCAAGGTCGCCACGGCGCTGGCCCAGGCATTCCGCGCCACGCCCGCAGCGACCGCGCTGGGCTTTCTGCGCACACTCAAGACCTTCGATCAACGAGCCGTGCTGCCCACCATCTCGGCCGCCACCACGGTGATCAGCGGGTCAGCCGACATCCTCACCCCACCCGTGCATGGCGAGGAAATGGCCGCGGCGATCCCCGGTGCAACACACCTACACCTTGCGCACGCCGGCCACATGCTGCTTCACGAAGCATGCAACACCGTCAGCGACGCCATCCTGCGCACCACAGCGCGAACCCGCGATGGAGCGATGCCGACGGTGCGGCTGCTACCCCCGCACAAGCACTATGTGGAGCCATTCGCCGGATCGCTCGCGGTCTTGCTGGCCAAGCCCACCAGTCGCATGGAAACCGTCAACGACCTCGACGGGCTTGTCCGGACGTTTTGGCGCGTGCTGCGCGACAACCCGGCCGAACTCGCCCGCCGCTGCGCGCTCACGCCGCACTCTCGCGCCGAGTACCGCCAGGCGCGCGACGCCCAGCTCCACGACGCCATGGATGACGTCGAGATCGCACGGGTCGTGTGGATTCGGATCACCCAAGCACGCGCCCATACCACCCGCCCGACCGGAACCGGGTGGAAATACCACATCGATCCGGCCGGATCGTCGACCTCGATGCCGGGCTACCTCGAGGCGTACGTCGATCGGATGGCGGCCGCCGCCAAACGGCTGCATCACGTCAGCCTGGAATGCCGGCCCGCCATCGAGGTCGTGCGGTCCTACGGTGCGTTCGCCGGTGCGTGCCTGTACGTCGACCCACCCTATCTCGGGTCCACTCGCACCGACGGCGGCAACGGCTACCGCGTCGACATGCGCGACCTTGACGCTCACGCCGAACTGCTCGACGAGCTGCTCGCGTGCCGCGCCAGTGTCGTCCTCTCCGGATACGCATCCGACCTCTACGACCACACCCTGGCCGAGTGGTCACGTATCGAAATCCCCACGGGCACAGCCCAAGGCGGCACATACCAAACGCGCACCGAGGTGATCTGGTCGAACCGGCCAATCGGTGAGCAGCCCGCCCTCTTCGACGTGATCCAACAGTTATCTGGGGGTTCCCCCGAAACGGCGTTCAAGCCCAGGACCGATGCCGTGACGTACAGATCCCCCACGACGTGCACGGAGGAGGAAATCCGATGA